A genomic stretch from Candidatus Thiothrix anitrata includes:
- a CDS encoding form I ribulose bisphosphate carboxylase large subunit → MAVKNYSAGVKEYRETYWMPDYTPKDTDILACFKVTPQAGVPREEVAAAVAAESSTGTWTTVWTDLLTDLDYYKGRAYAIEDVPGDDTCFYAFVAYPIDLFEEGSVVNVMTSLVGNVFGFKALRALRLEDIRFPIAYVMTCNGPPQGIQVERDILNKYGRPMLGCTIKPKLGLSAKNYGRACYEGLRGGLDFTKDDENVNSQPFMRWRHRFDFVMEAIHKAEAETGERKGHYLNVTAPTADEMMRRAEYAKEIGAPIIMHDYITGGWSANTQLAQWCQNNGMLLHIHRAMHAVLDRNPHHGIHFRVLTKILRLSGGDHLHSGTVVGKLEGDREATLGWIDIMRDSYIKEDRSRGIFFDQDWGSMPGVLPVASGGIHVWHMPALVNIFGDDSVLQFGGGTLGHPWGNAAGAAANRVAVEACVEARNMGREIEKEGKDILVNAAKSSPELKIAMETWKEIKFEFDTVDKLDVSHK, encoded by the coding sequence ATGGCAGTTAAGAATTACAGCGCGGGCGTCAAAGAATACCGCGAAACCTACTGGATGCCGGATTACACTCCGAAAGACACCGACATCCTGGCTTGCTTCAAAGTTACACCACAGGCAGGTGTTCCACGTGAAGAAGTCGCCGCAGCAGTAGCCGCAGAATCATCCACCGGCACATGGACTACCGTTTGGACTGACCTATTGACTGATCTGGACTACTACAAAGGCCGCGCTTACGCTATCGAAGACGTACCTGGCGATGACACGTGCTTCTACGCATTCGTCGCATACCCAATCGACCTGTTTGAAGAAGGCTCTGTCGTCAACGTCATGACCTCTTTGGTTGGTAACGTATTCGGTTTCAAAGCCTTGCGTGCACTGCGTCTGGAAGACATCCGCTTCCCTATCGCTTACGTCATGACGTGTAACGGTCCACCACAAGGTATTCAGGTTGAACGTGACATCCTCAACAAGTACGGTCGTCCGATGTTGGGTTGCACCATCAAGCCTAAACTGGGTTTGTCTGCTAAAAACTACGGTCGTGCGTGCTACGAAGGTCTGCGCGGCGGTCTGGACTTCACCAAAGACGATGAAAACGTTAACAGCCAGCCATTCATGCGTTGGAGACACCGTTTTGACTTCGTAATGGAAGCGATCCACAAAGCTGAAGCCGAAACCGGCGAGCGCAAAGGTCACTACCTGAACGTGACTGCACCGACGGCTGATGAAATGATGCGCCGTGCAGAATACGCGAAAGAAATCGGTGCGCCGATCATTATGCACGACTACATCACTGGCGGTTGGTCAGCAAACACCCAGTTGGCGCAATGGTGCCAAAACAACGGCATGTTGTTGCACATCCACCGTGCGATGCACGCGGTACTCGACCGCAACCCGCACCACGGTATCCACTTCCGCGTGCTGACCAAAATTTTGCGTCTATCCGGCGGCGACCACCTGCACTCCGGTACGGTTGTTGGTAAGTTGGAAGGCGACCGCGAAGCAACCTTGGGCTGGATCGACATTATGCGTGACAGCTACATCAAAGAAGACCGTTCACGCGGTATTTTCTTCGACCAAGACTGGGGTTCCATGCCTGGCGTATTGCCGGTCGCTTCCGGTGGTATCCACGTATGGCACATGCCAGCACTGGTTAACATCTTCGGTGATGATTCCGTACTGCAATTCGGTGGCGGTACATTAGGTCACCCGTGGGGTAACGCGGCGGGCGCTGCTGCTAACCGTGTCGCGGTTGAAGCGTGCGTTGAAGCACGTAACATGGGTCGCGAAATTGAGAAAGAAGGTAAAGACATCCTGGTTAATGCCGCGAAGTCCAGCCCTGAACTGAAGATCGCTATGGAAACATGGAAAGAAATCAAGTTCGAGTTCGACACCGTTGACAAACTTGACGTTTCGCACAAGTAA
- a CDS encoding LysR family transcriptional regulator, which translates to MAYSLSQIRIFEAVAQYESYTRAAEKLYMTQPAVSMQIKQMEDESGLALFERQGKKMCLTPIGKEVLHYASRVLQAHNDMLGAMEELKGAKGGHLVVSVATTANYFVTQLLAEFSRQQQDINITLDVTNRHTLLDQLENHEPDMVIMGEPPKGHGLQSERLMANPLVVIAAPNHPLVGVERQLLLSDVLAERFIVREKGSGTRSAIERHLHKHNASCKNTLEMRSNETIKHAVEAGLGLGIVSLHTIQPELDSGRLVMLPVENFPIRRHWHVVMRKGKRLSPIAREFKRFVMSEAPRFVRNLAAT; encoded by the coding sequence GTGGCTTATTCACTTAGTCAAATCCGTATTTTTGAAGCTGTTGCCCAGTATGAAAGCTACACCCGTGCGGCAGAAAAGCTCTACATGACCCAACCCGCCGTTTCCATGCAAATAAAGCAGATGGAAGATGAAAGCGGTTTGGCACTGTTTGAGCGGCAGGGCAAAAAGATGTGCCTTACCCCAATTGGCAAGGAAGTGTTGCACTACGCCAGCCGCGTGTTGCAAGCGCACAATGACATGCTGGGCGCAATGGAAGAACTGAAAGGCGCGAAAGGCGGGCATTTGGTGGTTTCCGTTGCCACTACTGCCAATTATTTCGTGACCCAACTCTTGGCGGAATTTTCTCGCCAACAGCAGGACATCAATATCACACTGGATGTCACCAATCGCCACACCTTGTTGGATCAGTTGGAAAATCACGAACCGGATATGGTCATCATGGGTGAGCCGCCCAAAGGTCACGGTTTGCAATCCGAGCGATTGATGGCAAACCCGCTAGTGGTGATTGCAGCACCGAACCATCCGCTGGTGGGTGTTGAACGCCAGCTTTTGCTGAGTGATGTCTTGGCGGAACGCTTTATCGTGCGCGAAAAAGGATCAGGGACACGCAGCGCGATTGAGCGTCACCTGCATAAACACAATGCCAGTTGCAAAAATACGCTGGAAATGCGCAGCAATGAAACCATCAAACATGCCGTTGAAGCAGGGTTGGGATTGGGAATTGTGTCGTTGCACACGATTCAGCCAGAACTGGATAGTGGACGGCTGGTGATGTTGCCAGTGGAAAACTTCCCAATTCGTCGCCATTGGCATGTGGTAATGCGCAAGGGCAAACGACTGTCACCAATTGCACGAGAATTCAAACGCTTTGTTATGAGCGAAGCACCGCGTTTCGTCAGAAACCTAGCGGCAACGTAA
- a CDS encoding complex I subunit 4 family protein yields MDPLILLLLLPAVGAGVVALLPDQRPHLIRHTAIGVAVVTLLYAFSLLANFSFDNPQIQFYSYHVWNERLGTSFAVGVDGLSLPLVLLTTVLVLMALLASHMINHHVKGYYLLMLLLEAATLGVFMAQDWGLFYVFWELVLIPLFFLIDRWGGKNRQTAALNFVLYTMGGSVFMLLALLVLFDATPSHSFSFAAMAEGAKHLSANEQVLIFLGLLIGFGVKMPIFPLHGWLPLAHVEAPSPVSILLSGILLKMGSYGLLRAVGILPSAAVFLQTTLFVIGVIGLLYGGLLAWRQSDMKKMIAYSSVSHMGVVMIGIATLNVQGITGAVYQMVAHGLVAGATFMLIGLLYERTHTRDINDYGSLINVTPRFAFLIIMAFVGGVGLPSTAGFVAELHVLIGGFQTWGWAIVLLSLGVLITATYSIRTVKHLYTGPVRLDMQQVEDLRPLEMVAAGSLIVGTMLLGFYPAPLLDMMQVSVQHFVAAIGLLQ; encoded by the coding sequence ATGGATCCGCTAATCCTTTTATTGCTATTGCCTGCTGTAGGGGCGGGGGTTGTGGCTTTATTGCCCGATCAACGCCCACACTTGATCCGTCATACGGCGATTGGTGTCGCAGTCGTGACCCTGCTGTACGCCTTCAGTCTGCTTGCCAATTTTTCGTTTGATAATCCGCAAATTCAATTTTATAGCTATCATGTTTGGAATGAACGGCTAGGCACATCATTTGCGGTGGGCGTGGATGGTTTGTCATTACCGCTGGTTTTGCTGACCACGGTGCTGGTGCTGATGGCGTTATTGGCTTCGCACATGATCAACCACCATGTCAAAGGCTATTACCTGCTGATGTTGCTGTTGGAAGCCGCCACGCTGGGGGTCTTCATGGCGCAGGATTGGGGTTTGTTCTACGTCTTTTGGGAGCTGGTGCTGATTCCGCTGTTTTTCCTGATTGACCGCTGGGGTGGTAAAAACCGTCAGACGGCTGCCTTGAATTTTGTGTTGTATACGATGGGTGGCTCGGTCTTCATGTTGTTGGCGTTGCTGGTGCTATTTGATGCCACGCCGTCACACAGTTTCAGTTTTGCAGCAATGGCAGAAGGTGCAAAACACTTATCTGCCAATGAACAAGTGCTGATTTTCCTCGGCTTATTGATCGGCTTCGGGGTAAAAATGCCCATTTTCCCCTTACACGGCTGGCTACCGTTGGCGCACGTGGAAGCCCCTAGTCCGGTGAGTATTTTGCTGTCGGGAATTTTGTTGAAAATGGGGTCGTATGGCTTGTTACGGGCAGTGGGTATTCTGCCAAGTGCTGCCGTTTTTCTGCAAACGACGCTGTTTGTTATTGGCGTAATCGGCTTGCTGTATGGCGGTTTGCTGGCATGGCGGCAAAGCGATATGAAAAAGATGATTGCCTATTCCTCGGTCAGTCACATGGGCGTGGTGATGATTGGTATTGCCACCCTGAATGTTCAGGGCATTACCGGCGCGGTTTATCAAATGGTTGCCCACGGTTTAGTGGCAGGCGCAACCTTCATGCTGATTGGCTTGCTGTATGAGCGCACCCACACCCGCGACATTAACGATTACGGCTCACTGATTAACGTGACCCCACGTTTTGCCTTCCTGATCATTATGGCATTCGTGGGCGGGGTGGGTTTGCCGAGCACGGCGGGTTTTGTGGCGGAATTGCACGTACTGATCGGCGGTTTCCAGACGTGGGGTTGGGCAATTGTGCTGTTGTCGCTGGGGGTGTTGATTACGGCAACTTATAGCATTCGTACTGTGAAACATTTGTATACCGGTCCGGTGCGGCTGGATATGCAACAAGTGGAAGACTTGCGCCCCTTGGAAATGGTCGCAGCGGGTAGCTTGATTGTCGGCACGATGTTGTTGGGCTTTTACCCCGCACCGCTGCTGGATATGATGCAAGTGTCGGTGCAACATTTTGTGGCGGCAATAGGGTTGTTGCAGTGA